From the genome of Salvelinus fontinalis isolate EN_2023a chromosome 20, ASM2944872v1, whole genome shotgun sequence, one region includes:
- the LOC129817437 gene encoding uncharacterized protein LOC129817437 isoform X4 — protein MSHARTMSLEEQIRGLSPVAAYALASAEITDDIEIQELTRGDLNELVPGVQHFKLRKKISELINKSKQDTAKPIALVLNKLREFLPVDVMENALVPGGVLHGYFPILRDVEKQLAEALHFIQAHVGLLESYIGEESMEAQSSAASLSVDSATAGNQPSNVEGADTHFQKRTVASQIFTGSGLTEPRCKLEKSNFADCLGAGGRNQLSAQCHTDWRSSFGCGSSTSEPLNKKQAVKVHSQVCGKTLNTHLVLMKQVDDLAVGLKREETRPEDCQVIIAFCPITSRVGTDIDAAMSKVPSNKDVILVVMNHTFDHCFVTSQRSASHYKNVVEEVNVLFHDSLGLLQCETNDKAATLIHKALQKYSSTTYTR, from the exons ATGAGTCAC GCAAGGACAATGAGTTTGGAAGAGCAAATCAGGGGCCTCTCACCAGTTGCAGCATATGCCCTGGCAA GTGCTGAAATTACAGATGACATTGAAATTCAAGAGTTAACAAGAGGAGATCTGAACGAACTTGTGCCAGGCGTTCAGCATTTTAAACTTAGAAAGAAGATCAGTGAACTTATAAACAAATCTAAACAG GACACAGCTAAACCTATTGCTTTAGTTCTTAACAAGCTGAGGGAATTCCTTCCGGTTGATGTCATGGAGA ATGCACTTGTTCCTGGGGGAGTGTTACATGGCTACTTCCCTATTCTTAGAGATGTGGAGAAGCAGCTGGCCGAAGCCCTGCACTTCATTCAGGCACACGTTGGTTTGCTCGAGAGCTACATTGGAGAAGAGTCCATGGAGGCTCAGAGCAGTGCTGCATCTCTATCAGTTGACTCTGCTACAGCAGGAAACCAGCCATCAAATGTTGAGG GTGCTGACACCCATTTTCAAAAAAGAACAGTTGCTTCTCAAATTTTCACTGGTAGTGGGCTGACCGAGCCACGATGCAAACTAGAGAAATCAAACTTTGCAGACTGTTTAGGAGCAGGAGGTAGAAACCAGCTTTCTGCACAATGCCACACAG ATTGGAGGTCCTCATTTGGGTGCGGTTCTAGCACATCTGAACCTCTAAATAAGAAACAAGCAG TTAAAGTCCATTCACAAGTCTGTGGAAAAACCCTGAACACTCACCTTGTACTCATGAAACAAGTGGATGATCTGGCAGTAGGACTAAAGCGAGAGGAGACCAGACCAGAAGACTGCCAGGTCATAATAGCCTTCTGTCCTATTACATCTCGTGTGGGAACAGACATTGATGCTGCCATGAGCAAAGTTCCAA GTAACAAAGATGTCATTCTAGTGGTGATGAACCATACTTTTGATCACTGCTTTGTCACAAGCCAGAGATCTGCATCTCACTACAAAAACGTAGTGGAGGAAGTGAATGTTCTCTTCCATGACTCTTTGGGACTTCTGCAGTGTGAAACAAATGATAAAGCAGCGACTCTCATACACAAGGCCTTACAGAAATACAGCAGCACTACTTACACACGTTAA
- the LOC129817437 gene encoding uncharacterized protein LOC129817437 isoform X5: MSHARTMSLEEQIRGLSPVAAYALASAEITDDIEIQELTRGDLNELVPGVQHFKLRKKISELINKSKQDTAKPIALVLNKLREFLPVDVMENALVPGGVLHGYFPILRDVEKQLAEALHFIQAHVGLLESYIGEESMEAQSSAASLSVDSATAGNQPSNVEVQKTSVNGTSGPSALCATDSQHKQCRTEVSGAPNRHTFKETQDETSMSHSYTSGAAGADTHFQKRTVASQIFTGSGLTEPRCKLEKSNFADCLGAGGRNQLSAQCHTDWRSSFGCGSSTSEPLNKKQAVKVHSQVCGKTLNTHLVLMKQVDDLAVGLKREETRPEDCQVTKMSF; the protein is encoded by the exons ATGAGTCAC GCAAGGACAATGAGTTTGGAAGAGCAAATCAGGGGCCTCTCACCAGTTGCAGCATATGCCCTGGCAA GTGCTGAAATTACAGATGACATTGAAATTCAAGAGTTAACAAGAGGAGATCTGAACGAACTTGTGCCAGGCGTTCAGCATTTTAAACTTAGAAAGAAGATCAGTGAACTTATAAACAAATCTAAACAG GACACAGCTAAACCTATTGCTTTAGTTCTTAACAAGCTGAGGGAATTCCTTCCGGTTGATGTCATGGAGA ATGCACTTGTTCCTGGGGGAGTGTTACATGGCTACTTCCCTATTCTTAGAGATGTGGAGAAGCAGCTGGCCGAAGCCCTGCACTTCATTCAGGCACACGTTGGTTTGCTCGAGAGCTACATTGGAGAAGAGTCCATGGAGGCTCAGAGCAGTGCTGCATCTCTATCAGTTGACTCTGCTACAGCAGGAAACCAGCCATCAAATGTTGAGG TCCAGAAAACATCTGTTAATGGCACCTCAGGACCATCAG CCTTATGTGCCACTGACAGCCAGCACAAACAATGCAGAACAGAAGTGTCTGGTGCGCCGAACAGACACACTTTCAAAGAAACTCAAGATGAGACCTCAATGTCACACTCTTATACTTCAGGAGCAGCTG GTGCTGACACCCATTTTCAAAAAAGAACAGTTGCTTCTCAAATTTTCACTGGTAGTGGGCTGACCGAGCCACGATGCAAACTAGAGAAATCAAACTTTGCAGACTGTTTAGGAGCAGGAGGTAGAAACCAGCTTTCTGCACAATGCCACACAG ATTGGAGGTCCTCATTTGGGTGCGGTTCTAGCACATCTGAACCTCTAAATAAGAAACAAGCAG TTAAAGTCCATTCACAAGTCTGTGGAAAAACCCTGAACACTCACCTTGTACTCATGAAACAAGTGGATGATCTGGCAGTAGGACTAAAGCGAGAGGAGACCAGACCAGAAGACTGCCAG GTAACAAAGATGTCATTCTAG
- the LOC129817437 gene encoding uncharacterized protein LOC129817437 isoform X1 — translation MSHARTMSLEEQIRGLSPVAAYALASAEITDDIEIQELTRGDLNELVPGVQHFKLRKKISELINKSKQDTAKPIALVLNKLREFLPVDVMENALVPGGVLHGYFPILRDVEKQLAEALHFIQAHVGLLESYIGEESMEAQSSAASLSVDSATAGNQPSNVEVQKTSVNGTSGPSALCATDSQHKQCRTEVSGAPNRHTFKETQDETSMSHSYTSGAAGADTHFQKRTVASQIFTGSGLTEPRCKLEKSNFADCLGAGGRNQLSAQCHTDWRSSFGCGSSTSEPLNKKQAVKVHSQVCGKTLNTHLVLMKQVDDLAVGLKREETRPEDCQVIIAFCPITSRVGTDIDAAMSKVPSNKDVILVVMNHTFDHCFVTSQRSASHYKNVVEEVNVLFHDSLGLLQCETNDKAATLIHKALQKYSSTTYTR, via the exons ATGAGTCAC GCAAGGACAATGAGTTTGGAAGAGCAAATCAGGGGCCTCTCACCAGTTGCAGCATATGCCCTGGCAA GTGCTGAAATTACAGATGACATTGAAATTCAAGAGTTAACAAGAGGAGATCTGAACGAACTTGTGCCAGGCGTTCAGCATTTTAAACTTAGAAAGAAGATCAGTGAACTTATAAACAAATCTAAACAG GACACAGCTAAACCTATTGCTTTAGTTCTTAACAAGCTGAGGGAATTCCTTCCGGTTGATGTCATGGAGA ATGCACTTGTTCCTGGGGGAGTGTTACATGGCTACTTCCCTATTCTTAGAGATGTGGAGAAGCAGCTGGCCGAAGCCCTGCACTTCATTCAGGCACACGTTGGTTTGCTCGAGAGCTACATTGGAGAAGAGTCCATGGAGGCTCAGAGCAGTGCTGCATCTCTATCAGTTGACTCTGCTACAGCAGGAAACCAGCCATCAAATGTTGAGG TCCAGAAAACATCTGTTAATGGCACCTCAGGACCATCAG CCTTATGTGCCACTGACAGCCAGCACAAACAATGCAGAACAGAAGTGTCTGGTGCGCCGAACAGACACACTTTCAAAGAAACTCAAGATGAGACCTCAATGTCACACTCTTATACTTCAGGAGCAGCTG GTGCTGACACCCATTTTCAAAAAAGAACAGTTGCTTCTCAAATTTTCACTGGTAGTGGGCTGACCGAGCCACGATGCAAACTAGAGAAATCAAACTTTGCAGACTGTTTAGGAGCAGGAGGTAGAAACCAGCTTTCTGCACAATGCCACACAG ATTGGAGGTCCTCATTTGGGTGCGGTTCTAGCACATCTGAACCTCTAAATAAGAAACAAGCAG TTAAAGTCCATTCACAAGTCTGTGGAAAAACCCTGAACACTCACCTTGTACTCATGAAACAAGTGGATGATCTGGCAGTAGGACTAAAGCGAGAGGAGACCAGACCAGAAGACTGCCAGGTCATAATAGCCTTCTGTCCTATTACATCTCGTGTGGGAACAGACATTGATGCTGCCATGAGCAAAGTTCCAA GTAACAAAGATGTCATTCTAGTGGTGATGAACCATACTTTTGATCACTGCTTTGTCACAAGCCAGAGATCTGCATCTCACTACAAAAACGTAGTGGAGGAAGTGAATGTTCTCTTCCATGACTCTTTGGGACTTCTGCAGTGTGAAACAAATGATAAAGCAGCGACTCTCATACACAAGGCCTTACAGAAATACAGCAGCACTACTTACACACGTTAA
- the LOC129817437 gene encoding uncharacterized protein LOC129817437 isoform X3 has protein sequence MSHARTMSLEEQIRGLSPVAAYALASAEITDDIEIQELTRGDLNELVPGVQHFKLRKKISELINKSKQDTAKPIALVLNKLREFLPVDVMENALVPGGVLHGYFPILRDVEKQLAEALHFIQAHVGLLESYIGEESMEAQSSAASLSVDSATAGNQPSNVEVQKTSVNGTSGPSGADTHFQKRTVASQIFTGSGLTEPRCKLEKSNFADCLGAGGRNQLSAQCHTDWRSSFGCGSSTSEPLNKKQAVKVHSQVCGKTLNTHLVLMKQVDDLAVGLKREETRPEDCQVIIAFCPITSRVGTDIDAAMSKVPSNKDVILVVMNHTFDHCFVTSQRSASHYKNVVEEVNVLFHDSLGLLQCETNDKAATLIHKALQKYSSTTYTR, from the exons ATGAGTCAC GCAAGGACAATGAGTTTGGAAGAGCAAATCAGGGGCCTCTCACCAGTTGCAGCATATGCCCTGGCAA GTGCTGAAATTACAGATGACATTGAAATTCAAGAGTTAACAAGAGGAGATCTGAACGAACTTGTGCCAGGCGTTCAGCATTTTAAACTTAGAAAGAAGATCAGTGAACTTATAAACAAATCTAAACAG GACACAGCTAAACCTATTGCTTTAGTTCTTAACAAGCTGAGGGAATTCCTTCCGGTTGATGTCATGGAGA ATGCACTTGTTCCTGGGGGAGTGTTACATGGCTACTTCCCTATTCTTAGAGATGTGGAGAAGCAGCTGGCCGAAGCCCTGCACTTCATTCAGGCACACGTTGGTTTGCTCGAGAGCTACATTGGAGAAGAGTCCATGGAGGCTCAGAGCAGTGCTGCATCTCTATCAGTTGACTCTGCTACAGCAGGAAACCAGCCATCAAATGTTGAGG TCCAGAAAACATCTGTTAATGGCACCTCAGGACCATCAG GTGCTGACACCCATTTTCAAAAAAGAACAGTTGCTTCTCAAATTTTCACTGGTAGTGGGCTGACCGAGCCACGATGCAAACTAGAGAAATCAAACTTTGCAGACTGTTTAGGAGCAGGAGGTAGAAACCAGCTTTCTGCACAATGCCACACAG ATTGGAGGTCCTCATTTGGGTGCGGTTCTAGCACATCTGAACCTCTAAATAAGAAACAAGCAG TTAAAGTCCATTCACAAGTCTGTGGAAAAACCCTGAACACTCACCTTGTACTCATGAAACAAGTGGATGATCTGGCAGTAGGACTAAAGCGAGAGGAGACCAGACCAGAAGACTGCCAGGTCATAATAGCCTTCTGTCCTATTACATCTCGTGTGGGAACAGACATTGATGCTGCCATGAGCAAAGTTCCAA GTAACAAAGATGTCATTCTAGTGGTGATGAACCATACTTTTGATCACTGCTTTGTCACAAGCCAGAGATCTGCATCTCACTACAAAAACGTAGTGGAGGAAGTGAATGTTCTCTTCCATGACTCTTTGGGACTTCTGCAGTGTGAAACAAATGATAAAGCAGCGACTCTCATACACAAGGCCTTACAGAAATACAGCAGCACTACTTACACACGTTAA
- the LOC129817437 gene encoding uncharacterized protein LOC129817437 isoform X2, producing MSLEEQIRGLSPVAAYALASAEITDDIEIQELTRGDLNELVPGVQHFKLRKKISELINKSKQDTAKPIALVLNKLREFLPVDVMENALVPGGVLHGYFPILRDVEKQLAEALHFIQAHVGLLESYIGEESMEAQSSAASLSVDSATAGNQPSNVEVQKTSVNGTSGPSALCATDSQHKQCRTEVSGAPNRHTFKETQDETSMSHSYTSGAAGADTHFQKRTVASQIFTGSGLTEPRCKLEKSNFADCLGAGGRNQLSAQCHTDWRSSFGCGSSTSEPLNKKQAVKVHSQVCGKTLNTHLVLMKQVDDLAVGLKREETRPEDCQVIIAFCPITSRVGTDIDAAMSKVPSNKDVILVVMNHTFDHCFVTSQRSASHYKNVVEEVNVLFHDSLGLLQCETNDKAATLIHKALQKYSSTTYTR from the exons ATGAGTTTGGAAGAGCAAATCAGGGGCCTCTCACCAGTTGCAGCATATGCCCTGGCAA GTGCTGAAATTACAGATGACATTGAAATTCAAGAGTTAACAAGAGGAGATCTGAACGAACTTGTGCCAGGCGTTCAGCATTTTAAACTTAGAAAGAAGATCAGTGAACTTATAAACAAATCTAAACAG GACACAGCTAAACCTATTGCTTTAGTTCTTAACAAGCTGAGGGAATTCCTTCCGGTTGATGTCATGGAGA ATGCACTTGTTCCTGGGGGAGTGTTACATGGCTACTTCCCTATTCTTAGAGATGTGGAGAAGCAGCTGGCCGAAGCCCTGCACTTCATTCAGGCACACGTTGGTTTGCTCGAGAGCTACATTGGAGAAGAGTCCATGGAGGCTCAGAGCAGTGCTGCATCTCTATCAGTTGACTCTGCTACAGCAGGAAACCAGCCATCAAATGTTGAGG TCCAGAAAACATCTGTTAATGGCACCTCAGGACCATCAG CCTTATGTGCCACTGACAGCCAGCACAAACAATGCAGAACAGAAGTGTCTGGTGCGCCGAACAGACACACTTTCAAAGAAACTCAAGATGAGACCTCAATGTCACACTCTTATACTTCAGGAGCAGCTG GTGCTGACACCCATTTTCAAAAAAGAACAGTTGCTTCTCAAATTTTCACTGGTAGTGGGCTGACCGAGCCACGATGCAAACTAGAGAAATCAAACTTTGCAGACTGTTTAGGAGCAGGAGGTAGAAACCAGCTTTCTGCACAATGCCACACAG ATTGGAGGTCCTCATTTGGGTGCGGTTCTAGCACATCTGAACCTCTAAATAAGAAACAAGCAG TTAAAGTCCATTCACAAGTCTGTGGAAAAACCCTGAACACTCACCTTGTACTCATGAAACAAGTGGATGATCTGGCAGTAGGACTAAAGCGAGAGGAGACCAGACCAGAAGACTGCCAGGTCATAATAGCCTTCTGTCCTATTACATCTCGTGTGGGAACAGACATTGATGCTGCCATGAGCAAAGTTCCAA GTAACAAAGATGTCATTCTAGTGGTGATGAACCATACTTTTGATCACTGCTTTGTCACAAGCCAGAGATCTGCATCTCACTACAAAAACGTAGTGGAGGAAGTGAATGTTCTCTTCCATGACTCTTTGGGACTTCTGCAGTGTGAAACAAATGATAAAGCAGCGACTCTCATACACAAGGCCTTACAGAAATACAGCAGCACTACTTACACACGTTAA